The sequence below is a genomic window from Spirochaeta cellobiosiphila DSM 17781.
GTAATCCCCCCATTATTAACAGGAGTAATTTGTAGAATTATTTAAAACCATTCTAGGGGTAATGCCGCCCAAAGACGAATGTGGTCTTTCATTATTGTATATCCACATCCATCTTGTCGCAAGTTCTTGTGCATGATAGATAGATTTGAAGATATTCAACTCTAGCCATTCATGTCTAGCAGTTCTATTAAATCTTTCAATGTAAGCATTCTGTGTTGGCTTCCCTTTCT
It includes:
- a CDS encoding integrase core domain-containing protein; translated protein: RGKPQKLRCDNGPEYISDALKSWSRKNCIELSFIQKGKPTQNAYIERFNRTARHEWLELNIFKSIYHAQELATRWMWIYNNERPHSSLGGITPRMVLNNSTNYSC